tccacactgatatgtctgccagacatgcagagatgcgattcgccacctggtcatcagaaggggaaaggagaagattaattgtgtgtcgtctgcatagcaatgataggagagaccatgtgaggttatgacagagccaagtgacttggtgtatagcgagaataggagagggcctagaacagagccctgggggacaccagtggtgagagcgcgtggtgaggagacagattctcgccacgccacctggtaggagcgacctgtcaggtaggacgcaatccaagcgtgggccgcgccggagatgcccaactcggagagggtggagaggaggatctgatggttcacagtatcgaaggcagccgataggtctagaaggatgagagcagaggagagagagttagctttagcagtgcggagcgcctccgtgatacagagaagagcagtctcagttgaatgactagtcttgaaacctgactgatttggatcaagaaggtcattcagagagagatagcgggagagctgaccaaggacggcacgttcaagagttttggagagaaaagaaagaagggatactggtctgtaattgttgacatcggagggatcgagtgtaggtttttttcagaaggggtgcaactctcgctctcttgaagagggaagggacgtagccagcggtcagggatgagttgatgagcgaggtgaggtaagggagaaggtctccggaaatggtctggagaagagaggaggggatagggtcaagcgggcaggttgttgggcggccggccgtcacaagacgcgagatttcatctggagagagaggggagaaagaggtcagagcacagggtagggcagtgtgagcagaaccagcggtgtcatttgacttagcaaacgaggatcggatgtcgtcgaccttcttttcaaaatggttgacgaagtcatctgcagagagggaggggggattcaggagggaggagaaggtggcaaagagcttcctagggttagaggcagatgcttggaatttagagtggtagaaagtggctttagcagcagagacagaggaggaaaatgtagagaggagggagtgaaaggatgcagggaggcgagttttcctccatttccgctcggctgcccggagccctgttctgtgagctcgcaatgagtcatcgagccacggagcgggaggggaggaccgagccggcctggagtataggggacatagagagtcaaaggatgcagagagggaggagaggagggttgaggaggcagaatcaggaggtaggttggagaaggtttgagcagagggaagagatgataggatggaagaggagagagtagcgggggagagagagcgaaggttgggacggcgcgataccatccgagtaggggcagtgtgggaggtgttggatgagagcgagagggaaaaggatacaaggtagtggtcggagacttggaggggagttgcaatgaggttagtggaagaacagcatctagtaaagatgaggtcgagcgtattgcctgcctcgtgagtagggggggaaggtgagagggtgaggtcaaaagaggagaggagtggaaagaaggaggcagagaggaatgagtcaaaggtagacgtggggaggttaaagtcgcccagaactgtgagagctgagccgtcctcaggaaaggagcttatcaaggcatcaagctcattgatgaactctccgagggaacctggagggcgataaatgataaggatgttaagcttgaaagggctggtaactgtgacaatGTATGAGGCAGACTGGCTTTGTAAGGGTATTAGGGACAGAAACTGTGTTTTTGGGTGTGCAGTACCCCATGGAATTTTACGTTTCCCTGCTACGTTGATATAATTTgataaagtatgtgtgtgtgtgtgtgtgtgtgtgtgtgtgtgtgtgtgtgtgtgtgtgtgtgtgtgtgtgtgtgtgtgtgtgtgtgtgtgtgtgtgtgtgtgtgtgtgtgtgtgtgtgtgtgtgtgtgtgtgtgtgtgtgtgtgtgtgcgcatgcatgcgtgcgtgtgagaAAAATACTCTTTCACATGGTCTGAATTGCTGCTCAGTTATTTATTTGAACATGTACATACTCTTATAGCTTTTCAGAATAGAGGGAGACACAGCTaaactatacaaaacacaacagaCCGTGATCAGTAGGGACAGAACAACAACCCAATAGGAGACAATGCAGTGCAGTCAGGCGGCTCCCAGTCCTCCAACAGAACAATTCATTTAGTCATTCCTcactggaggagtggaggaatgtCCTCATCGGTCTCTTATTCTCTCTTCATTTCTAAAGCACAGGCAAAGCACAGGCAAAGCACAGGCAAAGTGCTACACTGTACAGATACAGTGGAAATCTCTTCTCATTCATTCACCATTCATTAATCTATTACATCATCTATCCATTtgtttattcattcattcaactATCTCTATTTACAATATACAGTTATTATAGCAGAGCAGATGAAAGATAAGGACATCAGTAGAGAAGGCTGGGTGAAAGCAGTGTATAAATCTATTAGTGTTAGTAGCAACCTCAATGATAAGGCAAAatgtgtggtagtagtagtagagaacTAAGTGAGTTCCTGCAGTAATAGGAGTGATGACTGAGGCTGTAGGAGGCATTTGGCCTGCCTATATATCATTTCATGTGTTGTATATGTTCTGTCTAGGGATGTTTTAACTTGTATTGTACACTAGAGGGCACAAAATGTTGGGTCATGGGTTACTGgtcacaaaaatataaacgcaacatgcaacaacttcaaagattttactgagttacaatatTACAGAAATCAgttaatttaaataaattcattaggccctaatctatggatttcacatgtttGGGAATACTTTacacctacctacatgtacatacctcaattacctcgactaacctgtacccatttacatttacatttaagtcatttagcagacgctcttatccagtacccctgcacattgcctcggtaccggtacccctgtatatagagcCTTGTTACTGTTAACTTTTTAAAacttttagtttatttggtaaatattttcttcattcttatttttcttaactgcattgttggttaagggtttgtaattaataatttcatggtaaggtctacacctgttgtatttgacgcatgtgacaaataacatttgatttgatagataTGCATCTTTTGGTCAgacacctttaaaaaaaagtaggggcgtggatcagaaaaccggtcagtaagtatctggtgtgaccaccatttgcctcatgccgcctgacacatctccttcacatagagttgatcagaatGTTGATtgcggcctgtggaatgttgtcccacttctcttcaatggctgtgcaaagttgctggatattggcgagaactggaacacactgttgtacacgtagatccagagcatctcaaacatgctcagtgggtgacatgtctggtgagtatgcaggccatggaagaactgggacacactgttgtacacgtagatccagagcatctcaaacatgctcagtgggtgacgtgtctggtgagtatgcaggccatggaagaactgggacacactgttgtacacgtagatccagagcacctcaaacatgctcagtgggtgacatgtctggtgagtatgcaggccatggaagaactgtaacacactgttgtacacgtagatccagagcatctcaaacatgctcaataggtgacatgtctggtgagtatgcaggccatggaagaactgggacacaCTGTTGTACACATAGATCCAGAGCACCtcaaacatgctcagtgggtgacatgtctggtgagtatgcaggccatggaagaactgggacacactgttgtacacgtagatccagagcacctcaaacatgctcagtgggtgacatgtctggtgagtatgcaggccatggaagaactgggacacactgttgtacacgtagatccagagcatctcaaacatgctcaataggtgacatgtctggtgagtatgcaggccatggaagaactgggacattttcagcttccaggaattgtgtacagatccttatgacatcatgctgaaacatgaggtgatggcagcggatgaatggcacgtcaacgggcctcaggatctcatcaccgtatctctgtgcattcaaattgacatagataaaatgcaattgtgtttgttaccTGTAACTTATGcctaaccataccataaccccactgccgcCATGGGGCATTCTGTTCACAAAGTTGACATCAGAAAATGGCTCGCCCACACGACCCCATACACATGgtatgcggttgtgaggccggttggatgtactgccaagttctctaaaacgacattgaaggtggcttatggcagagaaatgaacattaaattcccGGGCTACAGCTCTGGAGCATGTTcattcaaaacttgagacatctgtggtattgtgttgtgtgacaaaactgcacattttagagtggccttttactgtccccagtacaaggtccacctttgtaatgatcatgctgtttaataagcttattgatatgccacacctgtcaggtgtatggattatcttggcaaaggagaaatgctgcatggctgcgcccctgtccatagattagggcctaatgaatttatttcaattgactgatgtccttatatgaactgtaactcagtcaaattgtTGACATTGTTGCATGATGCGTTAATATTTCTGTTCATTATATATTATACCCAAcacataaacaaataaaaaacgaCTCATACAGAGGCATCTAGTGAAGCTgggagggatagggtcaggggTTTGAGCGCTTGGGAAGGTGAATATATCTAAATATTATTCACGTTTTTATTGACATAGAATTTGGTCACTGTTTTGTTTTCTATCCAGGTTTACTCCTCACCATTACACCTCCCCTCTCCATCATAACAACCACCACCCCAACATGCAACGTTAAAGGACATATAATACTTTGACTCAGTGACTGACCAGCCCATCCTACCTGCGCAGTATGTGCATTAATATACATAAGTTCTCACTTAAATTACACTATTTAGGGGGGTGTCTTTGGGGTAAATAGTGGGATCTGACTGAgcatatctcgctctctctccctctgtcctgccTATGCTTCCTTGACCTTATCCTCATAGGTGCCCTTGCCCTTGTAGGCACCCACATAGCCACTGGCATCTGGAATGTCTACTCGCCCGGCCTTGCCCTTCCCCTTGCCCGACTCGTCAAACCGCTCCTTGTGTGCCCCTGTGAATTTGGtggtgtctgtcagtctgtccaccGCCGCTGCCTTGGCCACTTTCTATGAGCAGGAaaagagcgagggaaagagaaagggagaatgagagatgagGATACAAAGTAAGAGCTTACCCACCAAAcagatatgcacacacacagcggacacacaaacacacgctctCTCTGAGACTGTAATATTATCAGGCGGTGTGTtgctgacaggtagacactcacaGTGACGCCAGCGTTGGCAGGCTCCCTCCCTGCTATGAGGCCATAGAGCTGCTGCAGCGCCTCCTCCTGGCACTTCCCTTTAAAACGCTTCGGGGCCAACTCTGACAGGGCCTGGCTGAACTGCTCAAAGGCGATCACACGAGCTGTCTTCGCCCTAAAATACACAGAAAAACTTTTTGAGAGTTTTACCTTTACTCATGATATAGTATTCTGAGGGCCTCTGGCCGTATTCCCTCTTTCCTAGAAAGATGACTGCGGATCTGTCAGTGTGGAGGTTTGAAACTGGACCGAGTCTCACTTGACTTTAGTGAAGACAATGTCCACATCGGTGGCAGTGACGTTCTTGCCGTCGATGACCCGGCAGTCCTTGCAGAGTTTGGCAAAGTTCTTCCCGTTCATCTCCTTCCCAGTAGCTTTGGTGTCCCCATGAATGGCAAACTTCTTGAAGGATGTCTCCACCTCTGCTACTGATACGGAGCCCTCTGCCATTCTGtcctatagatagagagatggagatagagagagaggtaaaacaCTAAGGATGGGATGCAAGAGAAAGGTATACAGTCGAGACTGCTGTAGTTTCTGAAACTACACTGCCATAATGTTGAAACACCGAGTCCATGGAGACAGGAAATGAGGAGGTATTGGGAGAGATGTGGTCATTAAGGCGATACATTCAGCACACCACATCCTCTGggcattttatttatatatatatacagtggggagaacaagtatttgatacactgctgattttgcaggagttcctacttacaaagcatgtagaggtctgtaatcttttatcatttgcattttattgcatgacataagtatttgatacatcagaaaagcagaacttaatatttggtacagaaactttgtttgcaattacagagatcatatgtttcctgtagttcgtgaccaggtttgcacacactgcaacagggattttggcccactcctccatacagacctccagatccttcaggtttcggggctgtcgctgggcaatacggactttcagctccctccaaagattttctattgggttcaggtctgaagactggctaggccactccatgaccttgagatgcttcttacggagccactccttagttgccctggctgtgtgttttgggtcgttgtcatgctggaagacccagccacgacccatcttcaatgttcttactgagggaaggaggttgttggccaagttctcgcgatacatggccccatccatcctcccctcaatacggtgcagtcgtcctgtccccttttcagaaaagcatccccaaagaatgatgtttccacctccatgcttcacggttggcgAGTGGAGttcagaccaaaaagctctatttttgtctcatcagaccacatcactttctcccattcctcctctggatcattcagatggtcattggcaaacttcagacgggcctgtacATGCGCTGGCCTGAGCAGGCGGACCTttcgtgcgctgcaggattttaatccatgacagcatagtgtgttactaatggttttctttgagactgtggtcccagctctcttcaggtcattgaccaggtcatgccgtgtagttctgggctgatccctcaccttccacatgatcattgatgccccatgaggtgagatcttgcatggagccccagaccgagggtgattgaccatcatcttgaacttcttccattttctaataattgcgccaacagttgttgccatctcaccaagctgcttgcctattgtcctgtagcccatccgagccttgtgcaggtctacaattttatctctgatgtccttacacagctgtctggtcttggccattgtggagaggttggagtctgtttgattgagtgtgtggacaggtgtcttttatacaggcaacgagttcaaacaggtgcagttaatacaggtaatgagtggagaacaggagggattcttaaagaaaaacgaacaggtctgtgagagtcggaattcttactggttggtaggtgatcaaatacttatgtcatgcaataaaatgcaaattaattacttaaatatcatacaatgtgattttctggatttttgttttagattccatctctcacagttgaagtgtacctatgataaaattacagacctctacatgctttgtaagtaggaaaacctgcaaaatcggcagtgtatcaaatgcttgttctccccactgtatatatatatatatatatatatatatatatatatatatatatatatatatatagctctacggacaattccttcgacctcatggcttgggttttgctctgacatgcactgtccacTGTTGGACCGTAcatagataggtgtgtgccttcccaaatcatgtccaatcaattgaatttaccacaggtggacttcaagttgtagaaacatctcaagaataatcaatgtacctgagctcaatttcgagtgtcatagcaaatggtctgaatacttatgtaaataaggtattcctGTTTTAATTTTAAATACATGTGAAAaactttctaaaaacatgtttccactttggctttatggggtactgtgtgtagattgatgagtaaattgttttatttcatccatttttaaaataaggctggaAAAAgttaagaggtctgaatactttgtgaatgcactgtaaactgtagctcggtgagacaaccacatatctcagtcatagtcagtacatttgTCCTCaaaaagtagctatcagcaaagtcagtgctagtacaAAAAGTTCAAGAAAGGCAAGGGTGTTAGTTGTTATTGCTTTTAAGTGGGGGCGAGGGGAGGGGGGTGCTGTGAGATTAATCAAGTAAAGGAATCGATCAATAAAGTAATGAAGGCTTGGATCAAATAGATTAATTCAGCACACTTGCATGAATTATTAACAGACCAGAGAAAGACACTGGGCCATGCAGCATCTGATACTCAAAATGTAAAGAAACATTAACATATGTAAATTCATATTTAACATACATTCCACAAGTTAAACACAAACATCATGCAATAGTGCCCCAtgatatatgtacagtacattcaaATATAGTATGATGCAGCACAAAATAAAAGTACACCAAAAAGAGGACAGTGAGCGTAATAAATTATGTCAAATAGATGGCTTAGCTCATTTCTATGATTTGGTGTTATGTATTGTGTTTTGACCTCTTTCTTACTGGTCAATACATAGACTAAAGTACAGGATAACTTTAAGTGTAGACATGCTTACCTGTTAGGTGAAGGAATTCTGAGTGACGATGATGTTGGGGATGCCTGTGCTGATGCTGCGTGTCTTCCTCCTAGCCCTGCCACTCACACCACCTTCACAATGATGATAGTGATGtacagagaagagtgggagatGGACAGCAGAAGGTGGGGAGGAAAAGAGTGAGCACAGACCAGCacaagccatgacatcatttgctGCCTCTCTCGTGAGCATGTGTTCTTGTTTactcccccctttctctcaaccctaccccctccctttctcctccttcttGGCTCCTTCCCCCTCCATCCTTTATGATTGGCTCACAGCTGGTGCTGCAACGCCCTATCCTCTGTCTGTCCAGAGACTAAAGGCTTTTTGTATTAACGAACATGAAGAAAAGCCCATAAATGAGGACAGCATTATACATGAACAGTTAACATCTGAAAGAATTCCATGATATGGATTCCATGTTTATATCTATTTGCGACCACATCATTTTTTGTCTAATATTCTGTGCATGTCTTTAATATGAAGCATAGTACTTTTTTTACTCACTCATTCATAACCCTTCCCTCATGTGTGATACATCTTAGAAACAAATTGACATAATCATTGAAGAAGTGAAACCCATCAGTTCTACAAGAAAGGATGTTGATGGAAACACAGTAGTGGCTAATCTGGTACTAGCACCACTAATATTGTGTCAATAATGTTCTATTCTAGAGAATTTACAAGATAACCACACATGGAGTGATTAACTGATATTGTGACACAGAGGGCATGTTTTCCAACCAGAGGAACTTGCAGGGATTTGACCTTTAGGATATGTTTACTGTAAGGCCCTGTCCCCATGTTGTGTGGGTATATACCAACGACTGTATATGATGTACACATGGTGGTGTAGTGTCTTATCTCTTATACGGAGAAGAAGCAGGACAGGCTGTTTCGACATCATCAGCCATCATGAAACCTACTACTGCTGTGTCAACAAAAATGCTGTACCAACTTGCCTTTTGAATATACTGCAATATTAAGTTGTATCCCTGTTTACAATCAATGTTCCATTACATGCTTTCAATGAATGGCAAGTTCATCatgatgatcaaatcaaattcaaatcatatttgtcacatgcgccgaatacagctggtgaaatgcttacttacaagctcctaaccaacaatgcagttaagaaaatacctaaaaaagtAACAAAGAAAAAGGAATTAgagaacagcagtaaaataacaattgcAAGGCTATATAAaggaggcaccggttagtcaagatgactgaggtaacatgtacatgtaggtagtgttattaaagtgactaccgtatgcatagataataacagagagtagcaacagcgtgggggggggggggggggctttggctTGAGGTTAGAAGCTGTTAAAAAGCCTCTTGGtcttagacttggcactccggtacagctAGCTgtccggtagcagagagaacagtctaggaCTATGATCGCAGACATTTCGCAAAGAGAACCAACCAAGAGTGTCTGTTGCTGGGTGGTATGTGGGTTCATTCCTCTATGGTCACATTCACTTCCCAGTTTCATGCAGGTTGTCTTTTCTGTTTACACTAAAACACAGCCTCACCTTTAAATATCAGTGGAAGGGGACTGCACTCTTGCTTTAGTCTCACTCCCGTTTAATACAGGTCAGTGGGGTGTGATTCTATACTTCTACTGACTGGTTATCTCCTTGTGTCTCAGTCTGACCCAGCAGGACCATGGCTGAGCCGAACTTCCCCCTGCCTCCAGATGGCTACACCTGTCTTCTGTGTGCCGATGTGCTGCTAGACCCTGTCACCATCTCCTGTGGAGACACCTACTGCCTGGAGTGCATCAAGGTCTACTGGGACCAGTATGACCACCTGGGGGTGTACAACTGCCCCCAATGCCGGGCCACCTTCACCCCTCGCCCCGTCCTTAGGCGCAACGTGCCCAATGTGACCCAGGTGCGCCGGCAGCTGCCCGAGCTACAGCCCTTCCCTTACCTCCAGAGGGATTCG
The sequence above is a segment of the Oncorhynchus gorbuscha isolate QuinsamMale2020 ecotype Even-year linkage group LG16, OgorEven_v1.0, whole genome shotgun sequence genome. Coding sequences within it:
- the LOC123998857 gene encoding tubulin polymerization-promoting protein family member 3-like, whose translation is MAEGSVSVAEVETSFKKFAIHGDTKATGKEMNGKNFAKLCKDCRVIDGKNVTATDVDIVFTKVKAKTARVIAFEQFSQALSELAPKRFKGKCQEEALQQLYGLIAGREPANAGVTKVAKAAAVDRLTDTTKFTGAHKERFDESGKGKGKAGRVDIPDASGYVGAYKGKGTYEDKVKEA